GTGATCTTGTCACTAGTGCCTGTAATATGTTGAGGTAAGATCTCCATGCTTCTGTGCTGTATTGGAGTTGAAGTTCCAAATTCAACACTCTAGTGGCTTGATGTGACAATTGGGCATGAGAATTGTCAACTGCTTCAGCCCAAGCAGCTGGTTCACCAAGTCGTCCTGCGGGCGGTGGTGGTAATTCAtatctaaaatatttgaatgtatATTACTGATCTTAAAATAATAGAGACAGAAGTTATACAAAGTAAAAATGACATAATAAGCTTAAAGGTACCTTTTCATTGACAATGGTTCCATAGGCAGGCGCTGTTGCACACGCTCCATTTCTCGTTGGAGAGCTGGTGTTTCAAATGCAGTACTTGGTTCTGGCCCAGCGTTTTCTAAATAGTTTTTAGTTGGTCTATACCTTCTGCACTCCTCCTCTACCATTGCCAACGCCTTTGAAATAGGGAAAAGTATTGCTATGATTAAAATGCTTGAATGTATTggaaactaatatgtattctgtggtattgGCTAATCAAACCAAAACCTATGGAGCTTTACAAAACTGATAAAATATCACACAAAATTGGCATTCGACTCATGTTAATAAAGAGTTCAAAGTAAAATCTTACCGCTTCTCTAACACCTGGATCATCATAGCCCTGATCAATGTAGGGCAAAGCATCTACAATAACTTCTCCAGCCATTCTATAAAGATGATGTTCTTCTGAAgtatcttatattttatattactagacTAGATATATTGGGGCAAATCTAATTTTGAGCAAAGtacatatttcaatttatttatttttacaagaaaaccgccacagattactagtatatactTGGTGTTTAAAAAACCGAAACTATCGCAAATATGAAAACATAACCCAATTACAGTCGGGGCAATTTAATAGGCCACATTTGACATCTGTCAGAATAATCTCCATAGTGAGGTAAGCTGCTTAAAAACATCGACCAAAACGAATAAATCGATAcggacttgaaataaaatatttgaattttatatgttatttataaaaccaaaaacTAAATCATTCACCctacgttccagatgacgttgaaacgctaacgctcaagactgtagtttttcccgttccactagcatgtgagcgtcagtgatacaaacccaagtggaacggattatggatcgttttgagcgttttgagaaaagtttaaaaaaagaactataatttttttttatacataggtacattgaaccgaacttggatattacgatccttttcttcaagtcgtaaataaaagtaattgtttatagttacatttattttacaaaaaaaatacataatattatatttgtttcgtttttagtattacattttttaatattttaatatagttaaacttttattacttaagtatatgtatttgagttttcacattgaatcatattttaataacaaaaccacatacgttgaatattgactattgtcacatattataaacgttaggtaacaataccgcgtaatgcttagtcaagtacgaggtcaacaggtataggagagatgaaaattagtattatattttataagaaatcatttgacctttcatttaaaacaatttattttccaatcaaaatatttcataaaatgttatttcatttaatatacatatttcaattaaaatattatttgtaatgaaataatataaagttttttgtctctactctgtcgtgaaaactttccgaacatggctttcgcgatatagttacgttaaaattaaaaaaaaaactagaacgaccactttgacccatcttcatcGAGGGTCGTttagagcgaaaatgatgacgtcatgagtgacgtcatagccgcgatcaacacgaccgcggtcgtcaaatggaacggcagaaggggacgttttgagcgttttggtcaaaattaacgtcttctggaacgcagcctgagacgtctaaatttagtcaaatggaataacaactttataaaaaagggatgacactacgacgttgccacttttaaatttcttcacttttttgacggactataaattaatttaaagaaaagcaaattggtcgaaaaatttgaccgatatatcgatatttttttcgcgatatatcgagaccgatattgttatttttttaaatatcgatgtaccgatatatcgatattttctttcattttCGACATCCCTACAACACAATTGCACAgagtacataattaatattatcataatgtgAAGTATATTCTACTAATATTATCCTATCCTACTATCctatcctaatattataaaggcgaaagtttgtttggatgtatagatgtatggatgtgtggatgtatggatgtttgttactctttcacgcaaaaactactgtacggattttaatgaaactttacaataatatagcttatacatcagaataacacataggctacaattttaaccgactttcaaaatgggggaggtgttaagTTCGttattttatgttcaacgattactccgccgtttgttaaccgattttcaaaatttttcttttggtatataggatatcatcccaatttggtattatattcacaaaagtggtgatctgatgaaggatccttaagtaatcgagggaactcctcaaaatttatagggaaacatgtggtgacttcagtttcgtgagaagtattctaagcatagctgggcattaactgcgttaatcgttaattaacgaagttaacattttgattaacggattaactttaaagttaacttttaaaaatattaacggactcgttaacttccgttaatatgcagaagtccgttaatcgttaatccaatgcctactatttaccgcacggcaccgtgGCACGGCGCGAAaacaaataaatgtaactaattcaacattttaacataagccccatacattatctgtcaaactcttcatttaattgaaggttaatcataacttaatgtctctgagtacggcggttagcatagctgggcattaactcgttaatccgttaatcgttaattaacgaagttaacattttgataaacggattaacttttaagttaacttttaaaaatattaacggcctcgtcaacttccgttaatatgcagaagtccgttaattgTTAAtcctagatacattttcaggcgcgtgtgagtgagaagagatttgtttcgttttatcatttcattacacAGCGCCGGAGCTAATAGAGTTAatagtgatttgtttattgttattataaatcatttgcatgttgaaagaagagtgcagtgtaatttagttaggtagaatacaataattataaaattatttgttttgtccctaacctgttaacttccagaacctaaaccaacaggttttgtatatGTGCACTAACACAATGATAATATAATTGTGttaatgtacatacaaaataaatttgtatgtacactaacacaataatattatcacagatagcaataatttatatattttacagtgACACGTGTCAGGTTATGTCATAACATGgtcatattacacatattaacggattaacgattaacgttaacttgcgttaattcatCCAAAAtgcaacgctttaacgtttaacgaagctaacttttttttaacggattaacgattaacgaagttaactatttgattaacggtgcccagctatggcggttagacagttagtatgaaacgacaagtgccgggctgacgcttgctctaaagtctttctataagaggtggtatcatcttacatttaagtttcgatttttttcgattgttatatctattctacggtattaaataactcagtactttatctgtgcagtgacgtaaccttaaacctatcaatgataaatagtttatagataaagttgtgtaattggggggctaaataagctttaaaatttggcataaaatataaagtttaatataaaaaaatgaaatacttattgtgtgcacactgcacagctgtattgattttaggggtaccagggtttttttataaaagcttttgacaccaattttgttgacatcgcgctttataaactgaagtctacgcgggcgaagtcgcgggcaacagctagtaactaataagtaatgagtatgattagttctatgttacaatgaagtaaaaaataaaacgccatctgttgaatcgtattagaactaaaatgttcattgcatcgatatatttctggattttttataatattatacataaaatatatttaagtaaaaaataaaacgccatctgttttcatatattagtattaaaatgttgattgcattgatatattttctggatggaatataggccaacacggtacattcgaattcctttattttagagcgccttctgttgtcaacttgtcacatatattagaaatgcagtaggagttctataagataagatagattgattattattataccaagtgataatattattaaacataatattctaacgtattaaaaacatttatacaaaaacataataattaataaatgattagttctatgttacaatgaagtaaaaaataaaacgccatctgttgaatcgtattagaactaaaatgttcattgcatcgatatatttctggattttttataatattatacataaaatttatttaagatttttgaaattttattttaatacacatccaagacccaggaacattgaaaacttttttgttccgcctgcgggactcgaacccaggacccccgggatgagcgctggccacgcgcaatgcgaattcattttcatcgatattttcatggaaataagatattttcccacatcaaaatgtagcctatgtcctttctcagactctagaataactgtgtacaatatttcattgcaatcggttcagtagttttggcgtgaaagcgagacagacagacagacagagatactttcgcatttataatattagtatggattttgtgtccctaacctgttaactccagaacctaaaccaacaggttttgtatgtacactaacgcaatgatataagtcataacaagaccatattacacatattaacggattaatgattaacgttaacttgcgttaatttgtCCGAAATGCAACGCCTTAACATTTGACGAagctaacaatttttttaacggattaacgattaacgaagttagctatttgattaacggtgcccagctatgattAGAATTagaacaaataaaaacaaaattttgacgaatatgattatttattgtttttggtCAATATAAAGTCCCTGCCACCGGTTCGCTGACCCACccaccgagaagaaccggcgtaagaaactcggtgagtctatttttttaaacaaacaatGCTATTAAtgccttataagagggaatagggtaataggggagggtagggaagggaagggagtaggggagggtaggaaagggtaggaaagggaatagggtaggggattgggcctccggtaaactcactcactcggcgaaacacagcgcaagtgctgtttcacgccggttttctgtgagaacgtggtatttatccggtcgagcggGCCAGCTCGTtttgaagcatggctctcccacgtaaaaaaattGAATCAATTGAAATTAAACTGAGTTTACAACGTTACATTCATAACACTATTCAATTAAGTGTTTTGAAATAGTTACagaaatgttataattattcataataacgGGTTTTTTGCTAATCTAGCTCAATCCATAATTTACTGctaagatttagaaaaatatatattacgttatacatgtttgtacaataattgataataaatattccgaagatttttttaacaatctacctacagtttgcattttttccgtaaaacattttgttatgcATCACTCAATCAAAACTTATTATTCACATTTAATTGAAATTAAACTGAGTTTACAACGTTACATTCATAACACTATTCAATCAAGTGTTTTGAAATAGTTACAGAAAtgggcatgatgactatttttttttcttatcggtaattgaaagacccttaaaaaatagaaacatcgttgaaagaatgactctgatagcttaaaaattcaccaagatatgacaattcaaatatctcataaaaatacctgcccgaaacgctccatacaaagtgctacgaaagactgacgtcagtctttcgtagtttgtacgtatcgggagacaactttgttcgacaggtatattaaatattgcatttatgaaagtggtttcataacaaaagttgcttttaattgcataagttatcgaattgtatacaaatattaagaaatttaattgaaaaaaaaatcgacttgaatatccaactttgaaggcgcataacaaaaaaatacaaatgctatcaagctgcaattttgggaacacttattttttaccgtgatttctttattttaataacaaaattcactaatctttgaccttgtcatcatccctattattcaTAATAACGGGTTTTTTGCTAATCTAGCTGAATCCATAATTTACAGctaagatttagaaaaatatatattacgttATACATGTTTGTACAATTGATAATAAATAGTCTgaagatttttttaacaatctacCTACAGTTTGCATTTTTTTCGTTTGACTTCGTTAATGAAGAATATTacgaataaacttattatttatattcaattGAAATTAAACTGAGTTTACAACGTTACATTCATAACACAATTCAATCAAGTGTTTCAAAATAGTTACAattattcatataaaattacatttaaatatataaaatgttataattattcattataaCGGGTTTTTGTTAATCTAGCTCAACCCTTAATTTACTGctaagatttagaaaaatataaatgttatacaTGTTTGTTACATGTACAATTGATGattgtattattgtaatattcttcatattattaataataataaaaactaaggaaacgtaacacccacacttcaaccgttttgaattcagtttcttttcgcacactaaaatatgacaatagcatcatgcatgtattcggtactaATTTTGTAGACTCatggatttttagggttctattactaagacttcgatttctgtccgtccgtccgtctgtctgtctccaggctgtaactcaagaaccgctatagctagacttttgaaattttcactgattgtgtatttcggttgccgctataacaacaaatacttaaaaaaatactcaagggtgtctcccatacaagaaacgcgattttttcggccttttttgccaTGGACCATGATCCGTAtccaccacagattactagtatatatttgtagatccGTATCACATCACTCAAAGAGAACGTCATAAACTACGTAACAAGTggtcggacttagaagaaaaaaaattaacatttataatttttttaaattgaaactaaagttaaaatttttaagtgcaaaaccttatactctaaacataccaaaaataaaaaaaatgagctcaaataaatgttttatttcaataaaaattattgtacatagctaaataaacacaaaacaataaaacagatttaatccacaaggtttaggcaacaaatccgtccgctgcgtacgctccgattccgatcaaGTGGACGCGCAcctttatacatacacacataactattattactttgttttgttacaccctgtgtatatgacagctgaaatctatcgcgtgggctcagggccagctgtataccacctcacttgatcagaggattttcccttagtggccgcacctctcataatcccataccttcctactcctcctcctaaaatctccttaacaaccattgcctgcagactaaaatgttacaaactagtacagggacctaaaaatctgaaattaatgaaaagtttttcatttactacatttccatacataaattattatagttaataaccttaaattactacaataaatcattagacacatttcaacactttcgaaattaactgcatacatactgatgcattataatattttccatgaaataataatctatctttttcatattattatagtttaagacggacggatcgccattaagaaatgagtgaagcacccttaataagcccaggcgatcatacgtacacatcttgcacacacactcgcactgtaataagccgatcgtaccgccattacacAATTAGACGAATCAAATTAgatgcatcgcggtgacacgtcaatgtcattcataaataaaaataaatatgccatcttgtgttgtaaaatggtgcaagaacaatacaactttacacaaaaaacatcaaggaataatatttcataggtaaggtaacatatttttaaagtattttgataaaataatgtaaatattaattcaacttcaacaggtcagtaatgtccataacaaagtggggaaattttccccaaaccgcggaaaattttaaattatttttaaataatcaaataattaattttattgtcttttattagtgtcatgtatttagcatactattgaccagtaattaagcaggaatacaataataggggtgtagacagtcaGTTACACAAGcacgattgaacatgatttctatgagattaaattgtcaacgtgcggcacgtggtgccgactggacgtcaaaaaaagagtgctgctgtcatgtatcacacaacTCTTttcaccacgcagtgttactgataaaagatagattattatttcatggaaaatattataatgcatcagtatgtatgcagttaatttcgaaagtgttgaaatgtgtctaatgatttattgtagtaatttaaggttattaactataataatttatgtatggaaatgtagtaaatgaaaaacttttcattaatttcagatttttaggtccctgtactagtttgtaacattttagtctgcaggcaatggttgttaaggagattttaggaggaggagtaggaaggtatgggattatgagaggtgcggccactaagggaaaatcctctgatcaagtgaggtggtatacagctggccctgagcccacgcgatagatttcagctgtcatatacacagggtgtaacaaaacaaagtaataatagttatgtgtgtatgtataaaggTGCGCGTCCACttgatcggaatcggagcgtacgcagcggacggatttgttgcctaaaccttgtggattaaatctgttttattgttttgtgtttatttagctatgtacaataatttttattgaaataaaacatttatttgagctcattttttttatttttggtatgtttagagtataaggttttgcacttaaaaattttaactttagtttcaatttaaaaaaattataaatgttaattttttttcttctaagtccgacctcttgttacgtagtTTATGACGTTCTCTTTGAGTGATGTGATACggatctacaaatatatactagtaatctgtggtggaTACGGATCATGGTCCATGGcaaaaaaaggccgaaaaaatcgcgtttcttgtatgggagacacccttgagtatttttttaagtatttgttgttatagcggcaaccgaaatacacaatctgtgaaaatttcaaaagtctagctatagcggttcttgagttacagcctggagacagacagacggacggacggacagaaatcgaagtcttagtaatagaaccctaaaaatccatGAGTCTACAAAATtagtaccgaatacatgcatgatgctattgtcatattttagtgtgcgaaaagaaactgaattcaaaacggttgaagtgtgggtgttacgtttccttagtttttattattattaataatatgaagaatattacaataatacaatCATCAATTGTACATGTAACAAACAtgtataacatttatatttttctaaatcttagCAGTAAATTAAGGGTTGAGCTAGATTAACAAAAACCCGttataatgaataattataacattttatatacttaaatgtaattttatatgaataatTGTAACTATTTTGAAACACTTGATTGAATTGTGTTATGAATGTAACGTTGTAAACTCAGTTTAATTTCaattgaatataaataataagtttattcgtAATATTCTTCATTAACGAAGTCAAACGAAAAAAATGCAAACTGTAGgtagattgttaaaaaaatcttcAGACTATTTATTATCAATTGTACAAACATGTATaacgtaatatatatttttctaaatcttagCTGTAAATTATGGATTCAGCTAGATTAGCAAAAAACCCGTTATTAtgaataatagggatgatgacaaggtcaaagattagtgaattttgttattaaaataaagaaatcacggtaaaaaataagtgttcccaaaattgcagcttgatagcatttgtatttttttgttatgcgccttcaaagttggatattcaagtcgatttttttttcaattaaatttcttaatatttgtatacaattcgataacttatgcaattaaaagcaacttttgttatgaaaccactttcataaatgcaatatttaatatacctgtcgaacaaagttgtctcccgatgcgtacaaactacgaaagactgacgtcagtctttcgtagcactttgtatggagcgtttcgggcaggtatttttatgagatatttgaattgtcatatcttggtgaatttttaagctatcagagttattctttcaacgatgtttctattttttaagggtctttcaattaccgataagaaaaaaaaatagtcatcatgcccaTTTCTGTAACTATTTCAAAACACTTGATTGAATAGTGTTATGAATGTAACGTTGTAAACTCAGTTTAATTTCAATTAAATGTGAATAATAAGTTTTGATTGAGTGATgcataacaaaatgttttacggaaaaaatgcaaactgtaggtagattgttaaaaaaatcttcggaatatttattatcaattattgtacaaacatgtataacgtaatatatatttttctaaatcttagCAGTAAATTATGGATTGAGCTAGATTAGCAAAAAACCcgttattatgaataattataacatttctGTAACTATTTCAAAACACTTAATTGAATAGTGTTATGAATGTAACGTTGTAAACTCAGTTTAATTTCAATTGATTCaatttttttacgtgggagagccatgcttcaaaACGAGCTGGCccgctcgaccggataaataccacgttctcacagaaaaccggcgtgaaacagcacttgcgctgtgtttcgccgagtgagtgagtttaccggaggcccaatcccctaccctattccctttcctaccctttcctaccctcccctactcccttcccttccctaccctcccctattaccctattccctcttataaggccggcaacgcacatgcagctcttctgatgctacgagtgtccatgggcgacggaagttgtccatcaggtgacccgttcgctcgtttgcccccttatttcataaaaaaaaaaaattgaatgtaaataattagtttttattgagtgatgcataacaaaatgttttaacttttattttacgaaTTCAATTGAATCTAAACAGAGTGTGTATGATGTATGTATTCTAGCattgtttgtttaaaaaaatagactcaccgagtttcttacgccggttcttctcggtggGTGGGTCAGCGAACCGGTGGCAGGGACTTTATATTGaccaaaaacaataaataatcatattcgtcaaaattttgtttttatttgttttatagtgtcggatttttatgtttcaaagactttgtttttgtgaaaattgtGTATTGTTATGTGAACTAAACTTaacaaactcagtttttataaatTCAAGTTTATTAAAGCATAAAAATCTGACAAGGATATCCTATCCCCATAATATCCTAATACACACATACAAACATAAACGCACACATACACACCTGTGGAGTTTTATCGCCCCAATTTAAGATGGCGCTAGCTGTCGCATCAAATGTCAATTCGTGAGCCGTCAAACTCTTGACGCTTATCTGTCTACAAAtttaaactatttagtaatctgtggtccaTGGATGtgattaacaaaatatgtttgataTGTTTACAAAGTACCTAAAGCATATATTTATTGTGTATCGTACTATGTTTTACAATTTCATTAGAAAAAACACAAAAGATAATCATTATCATTAGCAGGAACCCAttcctataaaataaaatttggtaaaaatgaGAGGTCAAGACACAGAGTCACTGGATCTAACAAAggtcattttttttgtttttccatttaaattttaagttccACACTTTCTTTCTACATCTTCTgtaaattctattttttttgcAGATAGCAGCTCTACAACAAAAAAGAACTTTGGCATTTGTTAATCATTATACTTTGTCAACAATACAGTTTATCAATATCTTCGCTAAGGAATGTGAAGAAAAATTAATGACCTTTGAAAGaaaattggaaaaaattaaTGCAACTATGGTTCTGCTAGAAGCTCGGGTACACTTACACTCACTttatagtacataaataaacttgAGAATATAGTATTAGTAACAgaaaaaaattgccaaaatataatatatcttatatctttaaatgagcaattcttgtatataattggaatctcggaatcggctccaacgattctcatgaaatttagtatatagggggtttcgggggctataaatcgatctagctaggaatcatttttagaaaatgtcattttcatcgaataccgagcaaagctcggtcaaatagctagtataatattatgtaaatatattttttcagctTTCGTCAATTCCAGAGATAAACCCAAGCACTGAACCCACAAGCAAACAAGAAGTTATCAGTGATTCATCTAATGACAATAATAACAATGAATTAGAAGATACAAATCATGATATAAATCATGCAGAACAAAATCTGTCACAGACAGAAATCAGCTCTGAATATGAAAGATTTGTGAAAATGGTTCATGTTGGTGTTCCCATTGAAgcagtaaaattaaaattgtccTTAGAAGGATTAGATGTACATATATTTGAGCAAATATTAGGGAAATAAGTTAGTAAACAACAGACACctaaactataataaaaaaactgaGCATCTCTATAATCATGTAGCAAGATAATAAATTTACTGGTTGAAATAAAGTTATATAATGACCAAACCATTGCTCGTGATGATGGCAGGAAACCCAACGGTTTAACATTAGTTCCATGAGAAAGTGGGAGGTGCTTGGTGTTGGACGCAACATGTGTCACACACTGGCGGCCTCCTATTTACATGGAATATCAGTGACTGCTGGTGCGGTGGCGTCCGAAGAGCAAACTAATACTAAGAAGTATCTTTGATCCGTGACTACATACTTTTGCAGGTTGCTTTACAATGTTAGGCCCATGGGGGatgatatgaaaaaaaatttcaattttttatcaTCCCGCCTCGTAGATCGCACAGGTGACCAGAGTGCTGGAGCGTATTTTGGCCAGCTATTATACCTGGCTTTACAGCGGGGCAATGTTGCCAGCATTCTAGGAACTCTCCCTAAATGCAGCAGCATGGATGAGaacctattttatatttaaactgtttTGCTTTACTTTATATTGTACTAGTTTTTATTGTAGTTTTActtcaaaatatttac
This genomic window from Aricia agestis chromosome 2, ilAriAges1.1, whole genome shotgun sequence contains:
- the LOC121739050 gene encoding WASH complex subunit 3, translating into MRGQDTESLDLTKIAALQQKRTLAFVNHYTLSTIQFINIFAKECEEKLMTFERKLEKINATMVLLEARLSSIPEINPSTEPTSKQEVISDSSNDNNNNELEDTNHDINHAEQNLSQTEISSEYERFVKMVHVGVPIEAVKLKLSLEGLDVHIFEQILGK
- the LOC121738305 gene encoding pre-mRNA-splicing factor SPF27 yields the protein MAGEVIVDALPYIDQGYDDPGVREAALAMVEEECRRYRPTKNYLENAGPEPSTAFETPALQREMERVQQRLPMEPLSMKRYELPPPPAGRLGEPAAWAEAVDNSHAQLSHQATRVLNLELQLQYSTEAWRSYLNILQALVTRSQNVHSQLRKQIAAVNWERKRSQTASGARLRALRRRWAQLVSDNYRLERAIMQLEIQVEKAKGQATNIDESSDIDMEAVKMLPEKLNSETEKEVQKKIEDMFAD